DNA from Daucus carota subsp. sativus chromosome 1, DH1 v3.0, whole genome shotgun sequence:
TGATTGCAGTTCAGGGATAAGTTCGGGCCATGAATTATTCTTCACAAACTCAGCATCAACAATCACCCGAAACTGCACCAGACAAGAATATAATGAGAAGAAGCATAGAAGGCTAAGTAATTCCAGTTAAATTGTAATTCACAAAAACGCATACCCCTTCAACTAAAACTTTCAGAACTGCAGGCTCCACTTGAAACAAAGCTCGCATGTATGCATCTCGAAACTCTTTGCTCATTTTGGATGTATCAATATTTTTCCTAATGTAATTCTTAAGATATGTAGCAGCTGCAATTGCTCGACCTTTGTCATCACCGcctaaaaaaatccaaactcTTCAGCAACAATATTTGCAGCTACATTAGTAACTACATATTACCTAACGTGTGTTCACTGCAAACAGTCATAACTTACAAACTCTAAATCCTATCAATATCTCTTCAATTCACTTGTATCTTAGTAAACCTTATGTCATATTTTTGgactataattattttttggttgaagattatgaggtaaaTTCTGTATATGAATATAGTGGTAAACCCGAGGTTTTCCAGAATTTGTAGGTGACCTTCGAGACCGGTGAGAGTTATTACATTATCAAAACTAGAAATACACCAAGACTCGGAAAATATTCACaataaaactaaaatcaaccaaaatcaataaactaataaatatataaactccATTTCATTGATGAATACTATTAAACACATAGGCCCTATTTGGAAGTTAAAGATCTGGGAAGAATTAGTGGTCTGGTTCatattagaggtttgaccatgtGAGTCAtttaagggtttgtctagtgtgttcccatgggcacatgctaagcgcggaattttatatgtttgggagattttgattggtgtggttgttgtatatgcaggaggtccatcattattaagatataaaagccaatcaaaatctctcaaactTATAatattccgcgcttagcatgtgctcctgggcacacactagaaaaaccgatcaTTTAATAGTATTGTTTGGTAGTTAACAGATTGAAATGGCTGTTTGGACTCAAAAAGCTAATGGAGGAGCTTTTTTAATCACAGGTTTACCATGTGtctatttaaaatacaaaaggCTAACTGAACAGCTGTTTACAAACAATACGTAAACAACTGTTATtttaatcagctagtcaaaacatgaaCTTCACTCCACTAGTTAAAAAAGCTAATTCAATCTGCTGATAGCTAACCATTGATTGTGGGAgctatataaaattaagtaaataaaACAGGTAATTAATATGTGCGAGtgtatttgtgtgtatatagTTACCGAAGGCAGCGACAGAGAGGAGAGAAGACGAGAAGCTGGGGTGCTGAGAGAGGCGGTCGAGGGCATCGGTGGCGGCGTGGACGACGGCGCCGTCGGGGCTGAGAGTGTTGCTCAGTAGCTCAGCGATTTGATTGTGAATTTCCATGtcaattgattttaaatttgcGGCTGAACCCTAGTTTTGGTTGTTGATTGAAAATGGAGGTAAAGTATATAAATTGGAGGGATGTGTCAAGTGTCAAGTAGTTTGTGTTGTGCGTTTTAGTTTTAGCGCGGGAAACTGGTCAAAATAGAAAAACTATTCATGCTCAGCAAACAATGTATAATGTATGCTTTTcgatcaaaatattataaaatatgttattattataatattctgTTTACggtatatatacaatttttcaagatttataattatataatggtatttataaaatattatatgtcaaaatatgaaaattatactATTTTAATTGATAAACATGTATCATACCGAGATCTCAGATTTTCACacaattttatttcattatttttcattttttgaaaatatattatgaaattatattttatacaattttcaaTATGTGTGTCAAAATATAACGGAAAGAAACTGGTACCGGATAATTAATACATAATGAATATGAATTGGAACTGGTACTCATTGTGAACTAATCCAATACCTAAGATGTCGAAGTAGGCTTGGTTATGAGATTTTGTATGTTctcaaagttaaaaaaaaaaaaggaaaaatatgACCTAAAATAGTGTAAGATTGATTGAATGACAAATAAtcttagaaataaataaaataaaagtaaatttaCAGTAATATACTTTTAAAATTGTTTGTAAGTTTTCCATAATCTTGACTCAAGGGTATATTCATTGTTGATTGATATCATGAAAATCTATTTTCATATCACGAATGATCATATCACCGATAAACACTGTCTCAAATTCTTAACTCAAACTCAAACAACAAAATCACTATCTATCAATAAGAGTGAgatcatttatatatgtaacacACCCGTGGCGGAGCCAGAGGTGAAGATCAGGGGAGGCCAAAAtgtgtgataaaaaaaattaaacaccaTAATATAAATTGAAACCGAAacaaatatactccctccgtctcatcaggttctttacgttacttttttgCACGCATTTTAAAGATCccataaagtatacttacattgtatatttatttttaaaaaaatatcatggaAAAAAGTTTgacttttaaacttttattcaaaaaaataaaattaaaacgcATTTTAAAGATCccataaagtatacttacatttaGGGGTGAGcgttcggtcggttcggtccaaaaccggaccgaaccgaatagaccgagaaccgaactttgaattttttctggaccgaaccggaccgaagttttataatggaccgaaccggaccgaaccgaaataattcggttcggtccggtccggaccAAAAggaccgaaattattttaaaaataaaaaattatattataaataaaattaaaattcatgatttaatttaaaatttccatattaattaatcaaccACAATTCATTAAAGgtagatataattaaatttacaaattagatattataattataacatataagatatatataatataaatataaatataaattatatatattttggactattcggtctattcggtccggaccgaaatatttttttacggaccggaccggaccgaactttatttcggtctattcggtccggaccgaatggaccgaattttcagaaaattaggaccgaaccgaaccgaatttacacggttcggttcggtttttcggttccggttcggttttgctcacccctacttacattgtatatttatttctaaaaaaatatcatgGAAAAAAGTTTgacttttaaacttttattcaaaaaaataaaattaaaaaacgttattgaactatactttataaaagtttcaaaatgcgtgcaaacagtgaacgtaaacatcctGGTGAGACAGAAGAGTATATAACactgaaaaaaaatgaaaacgaATACTATGTAAGGAATCTGGCTTGAGAGGAGTTATACAATAGTATGGATCACTTGATCTACCTATGCATTATTGCTTTGTAGTATATAACAAGTACTTATCTAAAACTCAGGGGGGCCAAGGCGAGTGCTAGCCTGCACTTGGCTCCGCCCCGGTGACACACAAATATGAATACTACTTATTTGTTAGATTTGCgtgatttttgatatttgtatcttatataaaatatttatatttttttatatattgaaaaagaattgtaccccaattttcaaatttttagtaTTGGTcttatcttaaatttttttgcaACTCTTTATATGCTCCTAAAAAAGTTTATgctaaatattttgaaaaatttcacCCCtctctatatattttaaaaaaacacatcccttaaatattaattattttgaaccccATTCATTAAGCAGTTTGACATGTGGTCAGTTCCGTATCCAAGAACATTCGACATCAATAAACACAAACACAAGCacaaagaataaatatttttaaaaataaatttaaaatattcattcttATTGAATagtgttctaaaaatttataagttgtttttaaacTGGTAAGTGATAATTTCACGTAGAGTTGGATAATGTTCCAaccaacaaaatttataatttaagtaTCCTTATTTATGACGCAACAAGTACTCCGGTTAACCAAAGTATTCCGAgtgaataaaatcaaaaaatggatttatcaaaaaatgatatttataaatgaaagtattaatatacatatcatattataaattatacactCACGCAAATAATGTATGTTTTAGGTCACAGAGAATAAAGTAAGAGAAACTCCAACCATAAAAGACGAAAAATATGAGGAGAcatgtgaaaaataaaaaaaaatataaataatctctTACAAATATTACGCTCCAATCGTATTCTCTTCTTATCTGTAATTATAGTCAAACTCCTATTAGTAACTATACTTATCGAAACTCTTATTAGTaactatatttaattatttatcgaAACAATGTaactatatttaattatttatcgaAACAATGTACATTTATAGCAAATGCCAAATTACCGatcatcatattaaaataactaTACAtcttatttataacaatttgatGATCAAAATTTTACTTACAGgtcaatttagccaataataATAATCACCCGGTCAAAGATGTATGTTATTAAAGTACTGTCCTCCGCTCTCATCCCTCTCCTCAATTACAGGGAGAGGGACAATACTTTTAGCTACAATTAAAGAGGCTGTCACCCCTCTCCTCAACTGCTGCTATAAAGCAGAACTATATTGAGATATATTTaggcttataaaaaaaaataccatcaaaacaaaaattatattattcgcaaaagaaaatgaaatagtTGCACAGGATAGTGTGAAAAAGAGCAGAACTCTgttatttatcaataaaatgATAAACGTGCTACATTACAAACAGAAGGCCATATACTTGAAAGCAAGAACACTAGATTGATACAGTTGACAACTGTGATTGTTACAACAATGACAGAGTTATCATTGCTTAAAAAGCCTTAAACCAAAGCTAAATAAGCTTGTACTTTGGTAAGTTTTCAAAATACTGCCCCTCTAAATGGACTATCATAATTcaagtcgaaattttgaaagctTGCTTCATAGTCGAACTCTTGAATCATCCTGAAATTCCAATAAATGTTATATTCATTGTTGAACACTCTGTTGCAGTAAAGTTGGCGAAGAGGTTAATTTTAACTTTATGAACAAATGAATAATACTAAGCTAACCTTGATACAGACATAAATATAATGGACATCAGGATTTTTCACAAGGGTTAAACTCAAGTCATCATTCAGTGGAACAGGAGAGGTTAGTTCTTGCGTGTGATGCTCAGAGCTTGCTTCTAGAAAAGCTTTTCCTGCATTTAGCAGCAAAATGCAATATTAAccgattaattaaaaataatttgaactcTATATAAATTAAAGCCTTTCAAAGCAATCCTTCGACATTTCATGGCAGGCTTCTGAAATATGGACCACCAAACATCCAAACTATGTCTAGTCACTCACCCTTACAATATAGACCGTTAATAAAAGAATGCAAAGAATCATGTAATCAGCAAATCAATATTTAGGCACCTCTGtttccataaaaaaatataaacaggtCCAATTATTTTTCCAGACATTTAATCATCTATAATAAAACTCATctagtattctatattattttttaccaTATAATACATTTGTTTATTATCTTTCGCAGTGATATAACAAATTGAGGTAGTAAAGAATAGGAGGGCTCTTGGAGTTCAATAGAAGACCATTGATGGAATTCCTCCCACAAATTtgaagagatataaatgcacacACTTCCTATAGCATTCATGTATCTATAACAAACCTTCACAAAATatctatataaacaaaaaaggaAAGAGAGGAAAAATTGGCATGGTGTATCTCCCTTTTTGCCAAAATTGGAAATGGAGACACATTAAGCCTTCTTTTCAGTGATAATGGATAGAGCTAGTATTATGTATTACAACAGAGGAAAGACACTAGCTTTGTCATGCTTAAGGATCTAGCATACTTGACTTAGCAAAGGAAATTGTAAGCAAACCTATCACATGAAGTTTTATAGACCAGGAGTGTGCCTCTCTCAGCAAATGTAATCTATAAGTTGGTGCTCCATACGTAATCTGCGCAAAATTTGACCTGTTAGGTGCATGATGTTCAGAGTATACATGTCTGTCATCCGCTGATGCCTGAGTGAACTAACAAGTCAAATTTAGGaaatgaaaacaaattataCTTACCAGAATGTATACTCCATTAGCCTTGAGGACCCTATAGTTTGTTATCAACTGCTTCAATATGTGAATAAATCAAGATGGAAAAATAACTTGAAGGAATAAGAAACTAATGTGAAAAAAAGTCAGGTGGTATATGTATACCTAGCAACCTCCTGCAGCATCTTTGCAGCATTTTCTCGTGAATTATGCCCGCACTGTAAAAGATGTTTCACCATTATTGTGGCAATCATGTTTGATCAAGATCATTCTAAGTTTAAACTCTAAAAGCACTCACCAGAAGGGAGTCCAAAGTTCCTAAAAAATACAAATCAGAAAGATCAGTCCCTCATTTGCAAGTACAGTACTGCCTCTGTTACCATATATTTGTCCCTTTTTGATTATTTAGGTTATTTTATTATCTCTAGTTGAAGTCCTTGttcatatttaaaacaaaaatttcataaaaacagTGTGTAGGTATTTATACAGAATTTATAAAGGACAAATATATAGCaaaggagggagtaattttgAGAAATCTGAAAGGTGGAGGTACCTTTATCGATGACAGCAACAAAGGAATCCGATTGAAATGCACTCATATTCCGAACATCCATTTTTAAATCTATGTCAATATTAAGGAACTGAAATACATAGTTTTTGGGTCGCAAATGGATCATTAGAACTTTATTTACCTTAAGTGTTTGAAATTAGGGGGAAATCAATCTCCTAAGTCCTAACTATATCTGGAGAGTCAAGGCATGAATGCTACTCTACAATAGGAAACTGACAACCAAAAGCTTATAGCTATCAACAATGCTTGcgtaaaacaattaaaacaaatcGCAACATAACTCACTTATGTAAAAGAATGTACATCATAAAACAAGGATACATTTCATTTGCGGACGATTAGAGTAACGTTCTCGCATAGTCTCAATCGCAACAGAGGATATATCAATATTAACCACATCTTCATATCCATCATCAACCATCCCTTCACTAAATGCTACAAACAATAACCATCTTTCAACAAATGAAATAAAAGCAATAAACAATAACAACAcaacatattaaaatacaaataaataaaaacagcaTCGATCtgaataaacaaaaataagGGTATACCTGAAGTACCACAGCCGACGACGAGAACCGAGCTCGTCGTCATCTGCGAAGATTTCGGGATGTACAGACGAAGAAGAGGAGAAAGAGAAGGGTACTTTTGGTACCAATCAAAAGGGCCTGATTCTTGCTGGTAACGTTTGTCCCAGTACCATTCTTCTCCGTACGCTTGTGTTGATGACATTGATGATCCCAGTGTTCTTTTATCACTCACCCATGATTTTACTTTGTGATGATGTTCTGTAATGTAATGGGGATCTGCGTACAACGTTTAACTGGCTATGTGTCTTCTGTTTTGTTGTCTGAATCTGTGTCCGTGTATGAGTCACCAATGACAGACATGTGGCATCCGGCCAGTATCTCTTTTGGAAgaattttcttttctatttttcatctatattaaattaataatttttgttttataaattatattcgtatttgtatgtatattattttaggATAATAACGTGGTTCTAGAAACTTAAAATCGGAACTAATCGATTGATTTAtcgattcaaaatttattatggatttttttgataatttgaaattttttagtcAAATCTGAATATAAACGATACATCGATAACATATTTATTAAGAATTAATAAGAGATTAACAATTTTCAATTTATCGGGGATTTTTTAAAAACAggataacaataacaataaaggAGAGAGTTTCAATGATTTAGTAGAAATATAGataaatgaaatttattattatttttatgtactagtggctaaatatttattattatttcttcaactgatgaacaaTATAGAACATATCATGACTAAGAATTGTCAATTGTGAGTATTTCTAGAATTATCGGACAGTAGATTGTCCAGtcaaaaattatacatatgtataaagttaaaaataagaTATGGATTGCATATGTCGAAAAGAAACTGATTTGTATCAGTAACTTCAAAACTTTAATTGATTGAAAATGAGCAAAAGattgaatttaaaaaatcaaaattcacaACGCTATACAATTAAAGACTAGCAAGCCAACtgattttgtaaaaattaaataatttatagtttaattttatgaaaagattatgaattttataaaattaataaaatcatgggtaaatatattttagaaaaaaatcaattttattaatgaGTCAATTAGGTGAATCCGGAGAATTGGGTGGTTCTCACAATGTTATTAGAGCTATGAGttgttgaaatatagcataagatccatttCAAATCTTTCCATAACACCTTAAGAGTTTAGATGAAATGTTTTTCAACATGAGACGAAAAACTTTTATTGAGAAGTAAAAACTCTAGGTCCCAAATATAGTAGAGTGAATTACTATCCATAACTTTTAGCTCTGCTCCAATGTTTTAAAAAttggaaataaaaaaataatttaacaacATTCGATATAGAAGTGTTAAAGCTATCACAAAGAATGAGTTgctaataatttttgaataaaatcattttaattaagATATAGTAGCAAAACTATCACTAGTATAATAAATAGGGGAATTACtttgtatactgttttttcaatcttattttcaaaaatactatcttctccaatcttattttcaaaaatactacctactctaaaatctttcaaatatactatctttttgaaaatattttccaaaaatacggtggttgcatatgcaaccatatatgcaactacaaatcctgatttcaagtttcagttttcaaatgttaTTTTCGACTTTatatttggaatccatataatatgatttgtagttgcatatatgatgCAACCacggtatttttgaaaatattttagagaatgtagtatttttgaaaataagattggagaagatagtatttttgaaaataagattgaaaacttggttatgaataaaaaaagccctaatAAAAACTACTACTTTACAAAATTTGCCTACACTTTTAAATCACCAAAACTATCACCCATACGAATTTCGTTAACAATGAATTTGAGTGAAAAgattaatgttattttttttaattcccaAAACTATAAAAATGCAGGTCgatagttttaaaatataacttttaaGAATCAAACTGTGAATTAAACAAATGGGTGATGAATAATTATAAAGTGTCTCaaaatgtttagaaaattacaAATCTGCAATTAAATGTCTCACAGTTTCTCAAAATTATAACTTGTTCAAGTATGATGAtgatatttgttttataaacatagttttatattaaataataaaattaatatatcgtCAAAAATAACTTTGGAGAGGTTCAAAAACTATTACGGTCAACTGGTCAACTaatacttttgaaaaaatatattaatgatagtcGTCACACAAAACTATTAatacttatcaaaataattaaaaataaaaatcatgcctttgaaaattttgtaataatttatcataaaattatagATTTTCATCAAAGcaaatttttacatatttttagaaaatgcaAAAATTTCCAAGTTCTTTGAAATAATTTctaatagaattaatttaatgaaaattactaaaatcattttaatattataaatatattctaaaatagtTTCCatcattaataaatttatcttacatagtactattattttttatgaattactGAAAAGTAAATCAGTAATTCAAGATAGTAATCCCGATTTAAGCCACGTAAATCGTAAAAATACACAATTAAATGGATACAACATTATCaaagatatatttaaaaatttacccAAATAACATTAGAATTAATTATTACTAAATATTTATCATAATTGTACATATCAGTTATCAATAAGACAATTAAATAAAGATAGTTATCTTCATATAATGAtacaaaaaatatgatttttaaaagaTATGGACTAATTAAATACTTGagattttttatacaaatagcATTTActaatatgtaatattaataaacaGATTTAACAACACAATTTTGTCAACCAAACTAGAGAAAGTAGATACATCTAGGGATTTAACAACACAATTTTGTCAACCAAACTAGAGAAAGTAGATACATCTAGGGATTTAGTGATGACGTCTACAACTTGTCCATCAATAAGAACATACTTTTATTTTgtagttccattcatgacatgtccTCATTAGAGTTGACATCTAATAACAATATGTCTGGTTCGTTGGTTCTGAGGTGTTGAACCATATTATTAGCAATGACAATGACACTCATATGACAATGACACTCATATTGTCAAATACGATAGAAATTTTGTTTAACATGAGTGCAAAATCTTGAAACTGATTCCTCATCCATAATATTTTATCACAACAATAACTTATCGCAATATTTTCTGCTTTGACATTGAGTTAGACCCTGTATGTTGTTTCTAACTATACCGAGAGATCAACAAACATCCGAAAAACTAACAACTTCCTAAAGTTGCGTCGACCATCATATAATATGGTAAAAGATATGAATCCTTCAAAAAAGGTTGTGAAATGTAAAATCTACATCATAAACTCTTAATTCCCATTGTTCTTTTAATTCCCATTGTTCTTTTGTACAATGACTACGTTTGCTAGAAGTTTCGTGTACTCGACCTTTCATAATATTCCTGCCTTAAGTAACAAGTCCACTTATTTGTTGGCTATTTTGTTCATATATGGAGCAAGTTTTCTTCATTTTGATTGATAGACATCTCTCTAcaattcatgtttttttttgaagtttaaTGCTTAAATTCTAAAATCTTTGCAtaaaatttatgagattttaCCTTTACTCTGCTAGATCCCGTGTAGAATCAAAATCAACCACAATCTATTAAATTCGCATATTAGTTTTAATCCGTTAAAATTTAAACTGAATACACTCCTTTTGATTTCGAAAAAAGTTACATAATATGAGCACATTTTCTATGTTCAATGAGGCTTTTGTATATATTCAGATAGTTACAATCACTTGCAATCATGAATtcatttctataaaattttagatattatcataatttagttaaa
Protein-coding regions in this window:
- the LOC108194159 gene encoding uncharacterized protein LOC108194159 translates to MSSTQAYGEEWYWDKRYQQESGPFDWYQKYPSLSPLLRLYIPKSSQMTTSSVLVVGCGTSAFSEGMVDDGYEDVVNIDISSVAIETMRERYSNRPQMKYLKMDVRNMSAFQSDSFVAVIDKGTLDSLLCGHNSRENAAKMLQEVARVLKANGVYILITYGAPTYRLHLLREAHSWSIKLHVIGKAFLEASSEHHTQELTSPVPLNDDLSLTLVKNPDVHYIYVCIKDDSRVRL